The Dromaius novaehollandiae isolate bDroNov1 chromosome 5, bDroNov1.hap1, whole genome shotgun sequence genome window below encodes:
- the SPI1 gene encoding transcription factor PU.1: MLQACKMEGFPLIPPPSEDMVPYESDLYRQPHDYYQYLNSDGESHGDHYWEYHPHHMHSEFETFGDNHFTELQSVQPPQLQQLYRHMEIEQMHVLDSAIPTTHIGLNHQVSYLPRMCLPYPSPPQPSSDEEDIERQSPPLEVSDGETDGVDPGPGIMHGETGSKKKIRLYQFLLDLLRSGDMKDSIWWVDKEKGTFQFSSKHKEALAHRWGIQKGNRKKMTYQKMARALRNYGKTGEVKKVKKKLTYQFSGEVMGRGVSDRKHYPH; this comes from the exons CCCTCTGAAGATATGGTACCCTATGAGTCAGACCTCTACCGACAGCCCCATGACTATTACCAGTATCTCAACAGTGATGGAGAGAGTCACGGTg atCATTACTGGGAATATCATCCACACCACATGCACAGTGAGTTTGAGACCTTTGGAGATAACCATTTCACAGAGCTGCAGAGCGTACAGCCTCCCCAGCTGCAACAGCTCTACAGGCACATGGAAATTGAACAAATGCATGTCCTGGATTCTGCAATCCCAACCACACACATCGGACTCAACCATCAG GTTTCCTATTTGCCCCGGATGTGCCTACCATACCCCTCTCCACCTCAGCCCAGTTCTGATGAGGAAGACATAGAAAGGCAGAGTCCCCCACTGGAGGTATCAGATGGGGAGACTGATGGTGTGGACCCTGGGCCTGGAATTATGCATGGAGAAACAG gcagcaagaaaaaaatccgTCTGTATCAGTTCCTTCTGGACCTTCTTCGCAGTGGAGACATGAAGGACAGCATCTGGTGGGTGGACAAGGAAAAGGGTACTTTCCAGTTCTCGTCCAAACACAAAGAAGCACTGGCACATCGCTGGGGCATCCAGAAAGGCAATCGCAAGAAAATGACCTACCAGAAGATGGCACGAGCTTTGAGAAACTACGGCAAGACAGGGGAGGTCAAGAAGGTCAAGAAGAAGTTGACCTACCAGTTTAGTGGTGAGGTGATGGGAAGGGGGGTCAGTGATAGGAAGCATTATCCTCACTGA